Proteins from one Malaya genurostris strain Urasoe2022 chromosome 2, Malgen_1.1, whole genome shotgun sequence genomic window:
- the LOC131428403 gene encoding uncharacterized protein LOC131428403 isoform X1, which yields MICGPLILTLEFTFYYLFRFIEFGRGKSIPLTPDNSNSELSKELTNTGRVIVEKSIKKLQRGESYDFCQSFDDKKFVIDKNGRICERKKKGRLYSLGGNDPPRKCPRGRLDRLKTVGTFDITNEISRLSQKTMTLNERIIGNQLFAQTVDEVATTAIGSAADSIGAGLVPFVAAAAFGPVTSTGIGTLEKHQFGSVRPNNGPMLFKQNTEVMHLSPHHHLPSHHPLVLQQQHQLKAAKSRSLSTGSYITKESSVHSSVEKIIKSNSNSDLNDKAQKTIDTIPKNRSLEDSRTNKLNQSHSPMQLRKPILRKSKKIIRTDSEFLKGNIYEKESSLSSSQYTPTHEKRRDFAGNHSSNPSSETHKSTDESSKNISTDEIDTVFSDTMELEQMEVDYKIHLKNNLQREYKSDSDTLDEIGKRQPDYSTWKNQSYENTFDIREEKEQEAEESGGSYKNGQEATTKDEVQLKSMERIDLQKALGTEPQTRKTVDRPTELELATSSDGDKQSSVDSSFGHIFEKNLGRFKKMNKLLKCKRFSTSALYDKKNKLNFKETSFFNDKSSPAKTSTETARSPAKSCLSQSKASISSSKSSLFGTKKSNVFNLKGKKFLFSNSNSTASDGTSRTSPNKSKSSNEISYCRTKSVKSSKKSVKNNSTACLNLETTSTSPLAEAFYNPTGSVRLSAMELYEKFCSRDFSGLYKHENIHSDYDDEQHRLDPEHYDPNRNLGAIRKYKRKNFKLLRQKSEPKFSFRTDTLYENEDSYDDASYPDGQTKDEYEGEDYAQFLYDEQYYEEDIEHLSIENIYYRGNLIREDGTIVEAYQYRDEFDEEECEEEEEEEEEDLDEPDDEYDDEDEYEEQVGRHGAESEDGSLEPPLIDMASALDSDCDEIYLMPQNESKKLIIHDFLFHHSNNEFDNVGDEHEPTGAEMRTLECFDEQETLTIYKICSKESIPDSKSDLDNIQLSSAIDPYFVKSDCSTALERSISPELLSDSSGTLNKSTLTDYAFDTVKNVNLDSCSTSRLSLSLKSEIFEETLANARNNESCEIKQIKNWNIEDFTLTPDGSLSDETIDELIKSHLTEEAETNADIENNTELVTAPDETAIPSTSEYTIIDLDEEPYLLDSKISDFTNEITKEFDLLFSRAETESHNASYSGSPAKKTIATDVNNTKESLDLLDLRPAVIELPTRHSMQKLEPINLDTDEIRITRHAVDQPKTEHDSAKAVAINNRCKVDKQKASDYDRKASSTTTVAATGDDRLRKARSQSLGNLKNKTKCFPL from the exons ATGATCTGTG GTCCTCTAATTTTGACTTTAGAGTTTACTTTTTATTACTTATTtcg gtTTATTGAATTTGGTCGTGGTAAAAGTATTCCGCTTACGCCCGATAATTCAAATTCGGAACTCTCCAAGGAACTAACTAACACAGGTCGTGTAATCGTggaaaaatcaatcaaaaagCTACAGCGAGGAGAGTCCTATGACTTTTGTCAATCGTTTGacgacaaaaagtttgttatcgATAAGAATGGCAGGATATGCGAGCGCAAGAAGAAAGGTCGTCTGTACAGTCTAGGAGGCAACGATCCACCAAGAAAGTGTCCACGGGGTCGATTGGATCGATTGAAAACTGTAGGGACTTTCGATATCACGAACGAGATCTCGCGACTCAGTCAAAAAACAATGACTCTAAACGAACGTATCATCGGTAATCAACTATTTGCCCAGACCGTTGACGAAGTTGCTACCACTGCCATCGGTAGTGCAGCGGATAGCATCGGTGCCGGGCTGGTCCCTTTTGTAGCGGCTGCTGCCTTTGGACCGGTAACCAGTACTGGCATCGGTACGCTCGAAAAACATCAGTTCGGCAGTGTCAGACCAAACAATGGCCCTATGCTGTTCAAACAAAACACTGAAGTCATGCATCTTTCGCCTCATCATCATCTACCATCCCATCATCCGCTGGTGTTGCAACAACAACATCAGCTAAAAGCAGCCAAAAGCAGAAGCCTAAGTACGGGTTCCTACATTACTAAAGAATCGAGTGTTCATTCTAGCGTAGAGAAGATTATCAAATCCAATAGCAATTCAGACCTGAACGACAAAGCGCAAAAGACGATCGATACAATTCCGAAGAACCGATCATTAGAAGATAGTAGAACAAATAAGCTCAATCAGTCTCATTCACCGATGCAGCTCCGAAAACCGATACTGCGCAAGTCGAAAAAGATTATACGTACAGATTCGGAATTTTTGAAAGGGAACATCTACGAAAAAGAATCTAGCCTATCGAGTTCTCAGTATACCCCAACGCACGAAAAACGGCGTGATTTTGCCGGAAACCATAGTAGTAACCCTTCTTCGGAAACGCATAAGTCGACCGACGAAAGTTCGAAAAACATTTCAACGGACGAAATTGATAcagtattttcggatacaatggAATTGGAACAGATGGAGGTAGATTATaagattcatttgaaaaataaccTTCAAAGAGAGTACAAAAGTGATAGCGATACGTTAGACGAAATTGGCAAAAGACAGCCTGATTACAGTACATGGAAAAATCAAAGTTATGAGAATACGTTCGATATCCGAGAAGAGAAAGAGCAAGAAGCGGAAGAGAGTGGGGGTTCTTATAAAAATGGTCAAGAGGCGACGACGAAAGACGAAGTGCAGTTGAAAAGCATGGAGAGAATAGACTTGCAGAAAGCACTCGGCACTGAACCACAAACTCGAAAAACTGTTGATCGACCAACCGAACTTGAGCTTGCGACATCCTCGGATGGCGACAAGCAGTCCTCGGTGGATAGTTCCTTTGGCCATATCTTCGAAAAGAACCTAGGTCgctttaaaaaaatgaataaactaCTCAAATGCAAAAGATTCAGCACTTCCGCCTTGTATGACAAAAAGAATAAGTTAAACTTTaaggaaacaagtttttttAACGACAAGTCTTCTCCAGCGAAAACTAGCACAGAAACCGCGCGTTCTCCAGCGAAGTCCTGTCTCTCACAATCCAAGGCGTCCATCAGTTCATCCAAATCATCACTGTTCGGCACGAAAAAATCAAATGTATTCAATCTGAAAGGAAagaaatttcttttttcaaaCTCCAACAGCACCGCAAGTGACGGAACCTCGAGGACATCTCCTAACAAATCTAAATCGAGCAATGAAATTAGCTACTGCCGAACAAAGTCGGTGAAAAGTTCAAAAAAGTCTGTGAAAAACAATAGTACGGCTTGTCTGAACCTAGAAACAACAAGTACATCACCACTCGCCGAAGCCTTCTACAATCCGACGGGGAGTGTACGATTAAGCGCCATGGAATTGTACGAGAAGTTCTGTTCCCGCGATTTCAGTGGTCTGTACAAACATGAAAATATCCACAGTGACTACGATGATGAGCAGCACAGGTTAGATCCGGAACACTACGATCCGAATCGAAATTTGGGAGCGATTCGGAAATACAAACGAAAGAATTTTAAACTGCTACGTCAGAAAAGTGAACCGAAGTTTTCCTTTCGGACCGACACGCTTTATGAAAATGAGGACAGCTATGATGATGCATCCTATCCTGATGGACAAACAAAAGATGAGTACGAGGGTGAAGATTATGCTCAATTTTTGTATGACGAGCAATACTATGAGGAGGATATTGAGCATTTGAGTATAGAAAACATCTACTATAGAGGCAATTTAATTCGAGAAGATGGCACGATTGTGGAAGCCTATCAATATCGGGACGAATTTGATGAAGAAGAATgtgaggaagaagaagaagaggaaGAAGAAGATTTGGATGAACCGGATGATGAGTACGATGATGAAGATGAATATGAAGAACAGGTAGGTAGACATGGCGCTGAATCGGAAGATGGTAGTCTGGAACCACCTCTAATTGACATGGCCAGTGCATTGGATTCGGATTGtgatgaaatttatttgatgccGCAAAATGAATCGAAGAAACTGATTATACACGACTTTCTCTTTCATCATAGCAATAACGAATTCGATAATGTTGGCGATGAGCACGAGCCTACGGGAGCAGAAATGAGAACGCTCGAATGTTTTGAcgaacaggaaacattaacCATTTATAAAATCTGTTCCAAGGAAAGCATCCCAGACTCCAAAAGTGACCTAGACAATATTCAATTAAGTTCTGCAATCGATCCATACTTTGTCAAATCGGACTGTTCAACTGCCCTCGAACGATCTATTTCACCGGAACTCTTGAGTGATTCCAGCGGAACACTGAACAAATCCACATTAACAGACTATGCATTTGATACCgttaaaaacgtgaacttagaTAGTTGTAGCACATCTAGACTGAGCTTATCATTAAAAAGCGAAATCTTTGAAGAAACATTAGCAAACGCCAGAAACAATGAATCCTgcgaaataaaacaaatcaaaaactgGAACATTGAAGATTTTACGTTGACCCCAGATGGATCATTGTCCGATGAGACGATAGATGAACTAATAAAATCTCATCTGACAGAGGAAGCGGAGACAAATGCTGACATAGAAAATAACACAGAATTAGTGACAGCACCTGATGAAACAGCCATTCCTTCTACTAGCGAATATACTATCATCGATTTAGACGAAGAGCCATACCTGCTTGACTCCAAAATTTCCGACTTTACCAACGAGATAACAAAGGAATTCGATCTATTGTTTTCTCGAGCAGAAACAGAATCACATAATGCCAGTTACTCTGGCAGCCCGGCGAAAAAAACAATTGCAACTGATGTAAACAACACTAAAGAAAGTCTCGATCTACTAGATTTGCGACCAGCGGTAATCGAACTTCCCACTCGCCATTCAATGCAAAAACTTGAACCTATTAATCTAGACACTGATGAGATTAGAATTACAAGACATGCCGTGGACCAACCTAAAACAGAACACGATAGTGCCAAAGCAGTAGCTATAAATAACAGGTGTAAGGTAGATAAACAAAAGGCTTCGGATTACGATCGTAAAGCTAGCTCTACGACGACGGTAGCAGCTACGGGTGATGATCGTTTACGGAAAGCCCGTAGTCAATCCTTGGGTAACCTTAAGAACAAAACCAAATGTTTTCCATTATAG